The Tistrella mobilis genome window below encodes:
- a CDS encoding acyl-CoA dehydrogenase, giving the protein METSPKAAAAFDWSDPLLFDDQLTEDERMIRDSARDFARDRLLTRVIEGTRRENFDREIMNEMGALGLLGPTLPEEYGCPGVSHVAYGLIAREVERVDSGYRSAMSVQSSLVMHPIYAYGSEEQRRKYLPKLATGEMIGCFGLTEPDHGSDPGGMKTRATRVDGGWRLNGAKMWITNSPIADIAVVWAKTDDDVIRGFVVERGMEGFSTPKIQGKMSLRASITGEIVLDDVFVPEENLLPNVKGLKGPFGCLNKARYGIAWGAMGAAEFCWHQARQYVIDRKQFGRPLAANQLIQKKLADMQTEITLGLQGVLRLGRLMDEGRAAPEAISLFKRNNVGKALDIARLARDMHGGNGISDEFHVIRHLVNLETVNTYEGTHDIHALILGRAQTGIQAFF; this is encoded by the coding sequence ATGGAAACCTCGCCCAAAGCCGCCGCCGCCTTCGACTGGTCCGACCCGCTGCTGTTCGACGACCAGTTGACCGAAGACGAGCGGATGATCCGCGATTCAGCCCGCGACTTCGCGCGCGACCGGCTGCTGACCCGGGTGATCGAAGGCACCCGCCGCGAGAATTTCGACCGCGAGATCATGAACGAGATGGGCGCGCTGGGCCTGCTGGGCCCGACCCTGCCCGAGGAATACGGCTGTCCGGGCGTCTCGCATGTCGCCTATGGCCTGATCGCCCGCGAGGTGGAGCGGGTCGACAGCGGCTACCGCTCGGCGATGAGCGTGCAGTCCTCGCTGGTCATGCACCCGATCTATGCCTATGGCTCGGAAGAACAGCGCCGGAAATATCTGCCGAAGCTCGCCACCGGCGAGATGATCGGCTGCTTCGGCCTGACCGAACCCGATCACGGCTCGGATCCGGGGGGCATGAAGACCCGGGCCACCAGGGTCGATGGCGGCTGGCGGCTGAACGGCGCCAAGATGTGGATCACCAACTCGCCCATCGCCGATATCGCGGTGGTCTGGGCCAAGACCGATGACGACGTGATCCGCGGCTTCGTGGTCGAACGGGGCATGGAGGGTTTCTCCACGCCCAAGATCCAGGGCAAGATGTCGCTCCGCGCCTCGATCACCGGCGAGATCGTGCTCGACGACGTCTTCGTGCCCGAGGAAAACCTTCTGCCGAACGTGAAGGGGCTGAAGGGCCCGTTCGGCTGCCTGAACAAGGCCCGCTACGGCATCGCCTGGGGGGCGATGGGGGCGGCCGAGTTCTGCTGGCATCAGGCCCGGCAGTATGTGATCGACCGCAAGCAGTTCGGCCGGCCGCTGGCCGCCAACCAGCTGATCCAGAAAAAGCTCGCCGACATGCAGACCGAGATCACGCTGGGCCTGCAGGGCGTGCTGCGCCTGGGCCGTCTGATGGACGAGGGCCGTGCTGCGCCCGAGGCGATCTCGCTGTTCAAGCGCAACAATGTCGGCAAGGCGCTCGATATCGCCCGGCTCGCCCGCGACATGCATGGCGGCAACGGCATCTCGGACGAATTCCACGTCATCCGCCATCTGGTGAACCTGGAAACGGTCAACACCTACGAAGGCACCCATGACATCCACGCCCTGATCCTGGGCCGTGCCCAGACCGGCATCCAGGCCTTTTTCTGA
- a CDS encoding nitroreductase family protein, translated as MSEALTGEDLAPYGWNGHAPQDWAPDLAGIKRASAEPEILPLLSARWSPRAFADVDLSLDDLATVFEAARWAPSANNQQPWVFVAASRSEDPEGFGRLADCLLPGNRRWAPKAPVLMLAAARTLRPDGKPIGTALYDLGLAVGMMTVQATAEGLWLHQMAGFDAGVATGTLGLPEDVQPVAMIAIGPIGDAAELPEDLRGREISARERRPRADFVHPGRFRG; from the coding sequence ATGAGCGAAGCCCTGACCGGCGAGGATCTGGCCCCCTATGGCTGGAACGGACATGCGCCCCAAGACTGGGCGCCCGATCTGGCCGGGATCAAGCGCGCCTCGGCAGAGCCTGAGATCCTGCCGCTGCTCTCGGCACGCTGGAGCCCGCGCGCCTTCGCCGATGTCGATCTGTCCCTCGACGATCTGGCAACGGTCTTCGAGGCGGCACGCTGGGCACCCTCGGCGAACAACCAGCAGCCCTGGGTCTTTGTCGCGGCGAGCCGGTCCGAGGATCCCGAGGGCTTCGGGCGTCTGGCCGATTGTCTTCTGCCGGGCAACCGGCGCTGGGCACCGAAGGCGCCGGTGCTGATGCTGGCGGCGGCGCGCACGCTGCGTCCCGACGGCAAGCCGATCGGGACCGCTCTTTATGATCTGGGCCTGGCCGTCGGGATGATGACGGTGCAGGCCACCGCCGAGGGGCTGTGGCTGCACCAGATGGCCGGTTTCGATGCCGGAGTCGCGACCGGCACCCTCGGCCTGCCGGAAGATGTGCAGCCGGTGGCGATGATCGCGATCGGCCCGATCGGTGACGCCGCCGAGCTGCCCGAGGATCTGCGCGGCCGGGAAATCTCGGCGCGGGAGCGCAGGCCCCGCGCCGATTTCGTCCATCCCGGTCGCTTCCGCGGCTGA
- a CDS encoding LysR family transcriptional regulator — MDLPRHDLGLLLSLDVLLAERSVTRAARRLGISQPALSAQLARLRDLFDDPLLVRSGRGLVPTSRAEALRQPLNRLLDELQSLVAAELPFDPMAGPVTVRVVATDYIHAAVTGRLVTAFERRDGGPAPDTRVVMMAHDPQRSRQDLEEGRADLIIASEPLLPQGAIRSRLFDERFVAVQRRGHPRGTAPLDLDEFCRLPHVLVSPVGGALRGVTDEALAAVGRARRIAASVSSFLQLPPLLARTDLIAMAPERLAMACARDLDIFEPPVAVPGFTIHLAWHPRRDRDPKICWLRREIQALHL; from the coding sequence ATGGATTTGCCGCGGCATGATCTGGGCCTGCTGCTGTCGCTGGACGTGCTGTTGGCGGAACGCAGCGTCACCCGCGCCGCCCGCCGGCTGGGGATCAGCCAGCCGGCGCTGTCGGCCCAGCTTGCCCGCTTGCGTGACCTGTTCGACGACCCGCTTCTGGTCCGCTCGGGCCGCGGCCTGGTGCCGACCAGCCGCGCGGAGGCGCTGCGCCAGCCGCTCAATCGTCTGCTCGATGAACTTCAGTCCCTGGTCGCGGCGGAACTGCCCTTCGATCCCATGGCCGGGCCGGTGACGGTGCGGGTGGTCGCCACCGACTACATCCACGCGGCGGTGACCGGCCGGCTGGTGACCGCTTTCGAGCGGCGCGACGGTGGCCCCGCTCCGGATACCAGGGTGGTGATGATGGCCCATGATCCGCAGCGCAGCCGCCAGGATCTGGAAGAGGGGCGCGCTGATCTGATCATCGCGTCAGAGCCGCTGCTGCCCCAGGGGGCGATCCGCAGCCGGCTGTTCGACGAACGCTTCGTGGCCGTGCAGCGGCGCGGTCATCCGCGGGGCACTGCGCCCCTCGATCTGGATGAATTCTGTCGCCTGCCTCATGTCCTGGTCTCGCCGGTGGGCGGCGCGCTTCGCGGGGTGACCGACGAGGCGCTGGCGGCGGTGGGGCGGGCGCGCCGGATCGCGGCCTCGGTATCGAGCTTCCTGCAGCTGCCGCCGCTGCTGGCCCGCACCGACCTGATCGCCATGGCCCCGGAACGTCTGGCCATGGCCTGTGCGCGCGATCTCGACATCTTCGAACCGCCGGTTGCGGTGCCGGGTTTCACCATCCATCTGGCCTGGCATCCACGCCGGGACCGCGACCCCAAGATCTGCTGGCTGCGCCGAGAGATCCAGGCGCTGCATCTGTGA
- a CDS encoding alpha/beta hydrolase — MTATALVILLHGVGSNGADLEPLGRFWQGALPGAVFVSPDAPHRFDQAPAGFQWFSIGAITAADRAARIAAARADFDALVDRIVTGQGFRDRLDRVALVGFSQGSMMLLDGIARGRWPVAAGVAFSGRLGTADPLTPAHLTPLLLIHGLADPVVPAEESRLAAERLAAAGVDVEARFEPGLGHTISQAGAMEAGRFLADRLGFGPA; from the coding sequence ATGACCGCCACCGCCCTCGTCATCCTGCTCCATGGGGTCGGCAGCAATGGCGCCGATCTGGAGCCGCTCGGGCGTTTCTGGCAGGGGGCGCTGCCGGGGGCGGTGTTCGTGTCGCCGGATGCGCCGCATCGTTTCGATCAGGCGCCGGCCGGCTTTCAGTGGTTCTCGATCGGGGCGATCACGGCCGCCGACCGGGCAGCCAGGATTGCCGCGGCGCGGGCGGATTTCGATGCGCTCGTCGACCGGATCGTGACCGGGCAGGGCTTTCGCGACCGGCTGGACCGGGTGGCCCTGGTCGGGTTCTCGCAGGGCTCGATGATGCTGCTGGACGGCATCGCCCGCGGCCGCTGGCCGGTGGCGGCGGGCGTCGCCTTCTCGGGGCGGCTTGGCACGGCGGACCCGCTGACGCCGGCGCATCTGACGCCGCTGCTGCTGATCCACGGCCTGGCGGATCCGGTGGTGCCGGCGGAAGAGAGCCGGCTGGCCGCCGAACGGCTGGCCGCGGCCGGGGTGGATGTCGAGGCACGGTTCGAGCCGGGGCTCGGCCACACCATCTCTCAGGCCGGCGCCATGGAGGCCGGGCGGTTCCTGGCCGACAGGCTGGGCTTCGGACCCGCCTGA
- a CDS encoding MFS transporter encodes MPRHFRATSRLPALLALAGGYFIVGVASMSVIGFAQPLTADLGLPPSAVGGLVTAFAITYALAAPAMQILFGDRDRRRMVVTGLAGVCLGAVLCALAQSYGMLVAGRTVMALGAGLVGPTVSATGATLVDEDRRASALATVFGGMTAAVVVGVPICSMAGIAIGWRGVTWGIAALAILVALAVRATVPGGLRGSRSGARVLLRMMIDRRIGMALMVPLMQMSGIFVTYALLAPWMAAVAEAGGHVLPESAVPTAMFIYGAGGLIGNALGAVLERRFGAVGTLRITLTALGLGFAAALVVPGGLIPLYLLMSVWAVTAMSFMAPQQKRLVDLAGDRAGLALALNASALYAGMSLGSGVGVAVHGGAGPLLLPAASLAFVVVAMLALEISRRPARA; translated from the coding sequence ATGCCCCGTCACTTCCGCGCCACGAGCCGTCTTCCAGCCCTTCTGGCACTGGCCGGCGGCTATTTCATCGTGGGCGTCGCCTCCATGTCGGTGATCGGCTTCGCCCAGCCGCTCACCGCCGATCTGGGCCTCCCCCCCTCTGCGGTGGGCGGGCTGGTCACGGCCTTCGCCATCACCTATGCGCTCGCCGCGCCGGCCATGCAGATCCTGTTCGGCGACCGGGACCGGCGGCGGATGGTGGTCACGGGCCTGGCCGGCGTGTGCCTGGGTGCCGTGCTGTGCGCGCTTGCGCAAAGCTATGGGATGCTGGTTGCCGGCCGCACGGTGATGGCGCTGGGGGCCGGCCTGGTCGGCCCCACCGTCTCGGCCACCGGTGCCACGCTGGTCGATGAAGACCGCAGGGCCTCGGCACTCGCCACCGTCTTCGGCGGCATGACGGCGGCCGTCGTGGTCGGCGTGCCGATCTGCAGCATGGCCGGCATCGCGATCGGCTGGCGCGGCGTCACCTGGGGGATCGCGGCGCTCGCCATCCTGGTTGCCCTGGCGGTGCGCGCCACCGTGCCCGGAGGGCTGCGCGGCTCCAGGTCGGGGGCGCGGGTGCTGCTGCGCATGATGATCGACCGGCGGATCGGCATGGCGCTGATGGTGCCGCTGATGCAGATGTCCGGGATCTTCGTCACCTACGCCCTGCTTGCCCCGTGGATGGCCGCCGTCGCCGAAGCCGGCGGCCATGTGCTCCCCGAAAGTGCCGTGCCGACCGCCATGTTCATCTATGGTGCCGGCGGGCTGATCGGCAATGCGCTGGGCGCCGTGCTGGAACGCCGCTTCGGCGCCGTCGGCACGCTGCGCATCACCCTCACCGCCCTTGGGCTGGGCTTCGCGGCGGCGCTGGTGGTGCCGGGCGGGCTGATCCCGCTTTATCTGCTGATGTCGGTCTGGGCGGTCACCGCCATGTCGTTCATGGCCCCGCAGCAGAAGCGCCTGGTCGATCTGGCCGGTGATCGCGCCGGTCTGGCCCTGGCTCTCAATGCCTCGGCACTCTATGCCGGCATGTCGCTGGGTTCGGGCGTGGGCGTGGCGGTGCATGGCGGGGCGGGACCGCTGCTGCTGCCCGCCGCCTCGCTCGCCTTCGTGGTGGTGGCCATGCTCGCCCTCGAAATCTCCAGGCGGCCGGCGCGGGCATGA
- a CDS encoding ABC transporter substrate-binding protein — MTERVTRGAMRTVLAAGLLCGVAGMASAAEISGEVVRIGVMNDQSGAYADTSGPGSAAAARLAVEDFGGTVLGKPIEIVSADHQNKPDIGAGTARRWYDQDGVDGIFDIANSAVSLAVQELAKSDGRLVVHVGSANDRIYGQDCAATGFLWLYDTFSIAQAIGKAVVAQGGDSWYYISADYAFAKAMEGALTPVVEAAGGRVLGAARHPIGTTDYSSYVLQAQASGAKVVALANAGVDTINTIKQASEFGLTQGGQKLAATVFYLHTVHGLGLEVAQGLQVVTGFYWNMDDGTRAFAKRFEAATNGNMPSQIHAGTYSAVLHYLKAVDAAGTDEPRAVAAKMRDLRVNDFFTRDAEVRRDGRLMRDYHLVEVKTPAESTGPWDYYKVLDRVPAADVIRPMDPALCPILK, encoded by the coding sequence ATGACGGAACGGGTGACGCGGGGCGCCATGCGCACCGTGCTGGCGGCCGGCCTTCTCTGCGGTGTTGCGGGCATGGCGTCGGCTGCGGAAATCAGCGGCGAGGTGGTCCGGATCGGGGTGATGAACGACCAGTCGGGTGCCTATGCCGATACGTCCGGGCCCGGCTCGGCGGCCGCAGCCCGGCTGGCGGTGGAAGATTTCGGCGGCACCGTACTCGGCAAGCCGATCGAGATCGTCTCGGCCGACCATCAGAACAAGCCGGATATCGGCGCCGGCACCGCGCGGCGCTGGTATGACCAGGATGGTGTCGACGGCATCTTCGACATCGCCAATTCGGCGGTCTCGCTGGCCGTGCAGGAACTCGCCAAGAGCGACGGGCGGCTGGTGGTCCATGTCGGCTCGGCCAATGACCGGATCTATGGCCAGGATTGCGCCGCGACCGGCTTCCTCTGGCTTTACGACACCTTCTCGATCGCCCAGGCGATCGGCAAGGCGGTGGTCGCCCAGGGCGGAGACAGCTGGTATTACATCTCGGCCGACTACGCCTTCGCCAAGGCGATGGAAGGGGCGCTGACCCCGGTGGTGGAAGCGGCCGGTGGCAGGGTGCTGGGGGCTGCACGCCACCCGATCGGCACCACCGACTATTCCTCTTACGTGCTTCAGGCCCAGGCTTCGGGCGCCAAGGTGGTGGCGCTCGCCAATGCCGGCGTCGATACCATCAACACCATCAAGCAGGCCTCGGAATTCGGCCTCACCCAGGGCGGACAGAAACTGGCGGCCACGGTGTTCTATCTGCACACCGTTCATGGGCTGGGGCTGGAGGTCGCCCAGGGGCTGCAGGTGGTGACCGGCTTCTACTGGAACATGGACGACGGCACCCGCGCCTTCGCGAAACGCTTCGAGGCCGCAACCAACGGCAACATGCCGTCCCAGATCCATGCCGGTACCTATTCGGCGGTGCTGCACTATCTGAAAGCGGTCGATGCCGCCGGCACCGACGAGCCGCGGGCGGTGGCGGCGAAAATGCGCGACCTCCGGGTGAACGATTTCTTCACCAGGGATGCGGAGGTCCGCAGGGATGGGCGGCTGATGCGGGATTATCACCTGGTGGAGGTGAAGACCCCCGCCGAGTCGACGGGTCCGTGGGACTATTACAAGGTACTCGACCGGGTGCCGGCAGCCGACGTCATCCGGCCCATGGACCCGGCGCTCTGCCCGATCCTCAAGTGA
- a CDS encoding NAD(P)/FAD-dependent oxidoreductase gives MTATSTTFDPAAYGIAPGAAGDIVATQPGGRHETDIAVIGAGPVGLFSVFEAGMLKLKTHVIDALPHVGGQCSAMYPEKPIYDIPGWPKIEAQALIDQLAAQAAPFDPAWHLGQQVTGLARDEASGDWTVTTDKGTAIRAKAVLIAAGVGAFGPNRPPLAGIEAYEERSVFYRVARKEAFRGKRVVIAGGGDSALDWAIELADIAAAIMVIHRRPKFRGAPESVAKLHALAAQGKIELVVPYQLHGLEGDPETGRLDVVTVADLDGNIRRLEADVLLPFFGLSMNLGPILTWGLALDQNHITVEQATMSTSLPGIFAIGDIARYPHKLKLILSGFAEAASATHAAREICRPGEVMHFEYSTTKGVPGA, from the coding sequence CAACCCAGCCCGGCGGGCGGCACGAGACCGACATTGCCGTGATCGGGGCCGGCCCCGTCGGCCTGTTCTCGGTGTTCGAGGCTGGCATGCTGAAGCTGAAGACGCATGTCATCGATGCGCTGCCGCATGTCGGGGGCCAGTGCAGCGCGATGTATCCGGAAAAGCCGATCTACGATATCCCGGGCTGGCCGAAGATCGAGGCGCAGGCCCTGATCGACCAGCTGGCCGCCCAGGCCGCCCCCTTCGATCCGGCCTGGCATCTGGGCCAGCAGGTCACCGGCCTTGCCCGCGACGAGGCATCGGGCGACTGGACCGTCACCACCGACAAGGGGACCGCGATCCGGGCCAAGGCGGTGCTGATCGCCGCCGGTGTCGGCGCCTTCGGGCCGAACCGGCCGCCGCTGGCCGGCATCGAGGCCTATGAAGAACGCTCGGTCTTCTATCGCGTCGCCCGCAAGGAAGCCTTCCGCGGCAAGCGGGTGGTGATCGCCGGCGGCGGCGACAGCGCGCTCGACTGGGCGATCGAACTTGCCGACATCGCCGCGGCGATCATGGTCATCCATCGCCGCCCGAAATTCCGCGGTGCGCCGGAAAGCGTGGCGAAGCTCCATGCCCTGGCGGCCCAGGGCAAGATCGAGCTGGTCGTGCCCTACCAGCTCCACGGCCTGGAGGGCGATCCGGAAACCGGCCGGCTGGATGTCGTGACGGTCGCCGATCTGGACGGCAATATCCGCCGGCTGGAGGCCGATGTGCTGCTGCCCTTCTTCGGCCTGTCGATGAATCTGGGGCCGATCCTGACCTGGGGCCTGGCCCTGGACCAGAACCACATCACGGTCGAGCAGGCGACCATGTCGACCAGCCTGCCCGGCATCTTCGCCATCGGCGACATCGCCCGCTATCCGCACAAGCTGAAGCTGATCCTCTCGGGCTTCGCCGAGGCCGCCTCGGCAACCCATGCCGCCCGCGAGATCTGCCGCCCGGGCGAGGTGATGCATTTCGAATATTCCACCACCAAGGGCGTGCCGGGGGCATGA
- the ybaK gene encoding Cys-tRNA(Pro) deacylase: MAKSGKTTASTRATQTLARAGIAFETLTYDYDPDAGRIGLQAAEAIGEPPQRVLKTLMAEVDGRAVCVVVPSDHEVSMKKLAQAFGGKAAVMMRPTDAERITGYHVGGISPFGQKKRVPTAVEVAAMAEPYVFVNGGQRGLQAKLAPADLVRALAAVTAPLIV, translated from the coding sequence ATGGCGAAATCCGGGAAAACCACGGCATCCACCCGCGCCACCCAGACCCTCGCCAGGGCCGGGATCGCTTTCGAGACGCTGACCTATGACTATGATCCCGATGCCGGGCGCATCGGCCTGCAGGCGGCCGAGGCGATCGGGGAGCCGCCGCAGCGGGTGCTGAAGACCCTGATGGCCGAGGTCGACGGCCGCGCGGTCTGCGTGGTGGTGCCGTCGGATCACGAGGTGAGCATGAAGAAGCTCGCCCAGGCTTTCGGCGGCAAGGCGGCGGTGATGATGCGCCCGACCGATGCCGAGCGCATCACCGGCTATCATGTCGGCGGCATCAGCCCCTTCGGCCAGAAGAAGCGGGTGCCGACCGCGGTCGAGGTGGCCGCGATGGCAGAGCCCTACGTCTTCGTGAATGGCGGTCAGCGCGGGCTTCAGGCGAAGCTCGCGCCGGCCGATCTGGTCCGGGCACTGGCGGCGGTGACCGCGCCGCTGATCGTCTGA
- a CDS encoding class I adenylate-forming enzyme family protein: MTVVTQPALSDRTGSEGGGGAWDRPDDIHVYLPEIWAVHARHFPGKDAIVCGADRLSWRGFDQAMNRLANALHARGLGRGDKVAVLLGNEVMTIPVMFGVVKARACLVPLSAMLTPDQLAHLIIDSGATTLIVAPGLIDRIAPVRERLDRVAPDRFVVLGREQPGWTAYDDFLGDAPDSQPPVRYALDDPFNIIYSSGTTGLPKGIVQTHRARQHWSFSNAIEMRFDQTSRALTTTALYSNGTWLMVLPVLFAGGTLHILPQFDPAAFLETVARERITHTFMVPTQYILTLACPALDHADLSSLKTMLSAGSPLRPDTKRAVLARMGPGLYELYGLTEGFATMLKPEFHATRLASVGTPVLGFEVRIIDDEGRELPAGDAGEIAGYGAGMMTGYHGRPEATAAAIWRDERGRSFIRTGDVGRLDEDGFLYILDRKKDMIVSGGFNVFPTDVETVLGGHPDVLDVTVIGVPHEKWGEAALALVIPRDGARVTEADLKAWANDRLAKTQRLVGVEFRHEFPRNALGKVLKRELRAPYWAAEGRVI; this comes from the coding sequence ATGACCGTGGTGACGCAGCCGGCCCTTTCTGACCGGACCGGATCCGAGGGGGGTGGGGGTGCCTGGGACCGGCCCGACGACATCCATGTCTATCTGCCCGAGATCTGGGCGGTTCATGCCCGCCATTTCCCCGGGAAGGACGCCATCGTCTGTGGCGCAGACCGGCTCAGCTGGCGCGGTTTCGACCAGGCGATGAACCGGCTTGCCAATGCCCTTCATGCCCGCGGGCTCGGCCGTGGCGACAAGGTTGCGGTGCTGCTCGGCAACGAGGTCATGACCATTCCGGTGATGTTCGGCGTGGTCAAGGCGCGGGCCTGTCTGGTGCCGCTCTCGGCCATGCTGACGCCCGACCAGCTTGCCCATCTGATCATCGATTCCGGGGCGACGACCCTGATCGTCGCCCCCGGACTGATCGACCGGATCGCGCCGGTCCGGGAGCGGCTCGACCGGGTGGCGCCGGATCGTTTCGTGGTGCTGGGCCGCGAACAGCCCGGCTGGACCGCTTACGACGACTTTCTGGGAGATGCACCGGACTCCCAGCCGCCCGTGCGCTATGCCCTGGATGACCCGTTCAACATCATCTACAGCTCGGGCACCACGGGGCTGCCCAAGGGGATCGTCCAGACCCATCGGGCGCGGCAGCACTGGTCGTTCTCCAACGCGATCGAGATGCGGTTCGACCAGACCTCGCGGGCGCTGACCACCACCGCGCTTTATTCCAACGGCACCTGGCTGATGGTGCTGCCGGTGCTGTTCGCCGGCGGCACGCTCCATATCCTGCCGCAATTCGACCCTGCGGCCTTCCTGGAGACGGTGGCGCGGGAGCGGATCACCCACACCTTCATGGTGCCGACCCAATACATCCTGACCCTGGCCTGCCCGGCGCTCGACCATGCGGATCTCTCAAGCCTGAAGACCATGCTTTCCGCCGGCTCGCCGCTCAGGCCCGATACCAAACGGGCGGTGCTGGCGCGGATGGGGCCGGGGCTTTACGAGCTGTACGGCCTGACCGAAGGCTTTGCGACCATGCTCAAGCCCGAATTCCACGCGACCAGGCTGGCCTCGGTCGGAACCCCGGTGCTGGGCTTCGAGGTCCGGATCATCGACGATGAGGGCCGCGAGCTGCCGGCGGGAGACGCGGGCGAGATTGCCGGGTACGGTGCCGGGATGATGACCGGCTATCACGGCCGCCCCGAGGCCACCGCCGCGGCCATCTGGCGCGACGAGCGCGGCCGCAGCTTCATCCGCACCGGCGACGTCGGCAGGCTCGACGAGGACGGCTTCCTCTATATCCTCGACCGCAAGAAGGACATGATCGTCTCAGGCGGGTTCAACGTCTTCCCGACCGATGTCGAGACCGTGCTTGGCGGCCATCCCGATGTGCTCGACGTGACGGTCATCGGCGTGCCGCATGAAAAATGGGGCGAGGCGGCTCTGGCGCTGGTGATCCCGCGCGACGGCGCTCGGGTCACCGAGGCGGATCTCAAGGCCTGGGCGAATGACCGGCTGGCCAAGACCCAGCGTCTGGTCGGCGTGGAGTTTCGCCACGAGTTTCCGCGCAACGCCCTGGGCAAGGTACTGAAGCGCGAATTGCGGGCCCCCTATTGGGCAGCGGAGGGGCGGGTGATCTGA
- a CDS encoding PAS domain S-box protein, with the protein MQTGPAISHDPELFADIVDATHDAIVVIDDHGIVQFANRATELIFGYTPAELVGRSINLLMRPEEAAGHDRHLRTADPDIRQRIIGRGRQLTGRRRDGTPVPIDLVVSMLTRSNDARLYIGTIRDLSDRRLAEESLRLSFESTGVGQAVVGLDGRMLRVNLALARSLGRDAAALAGADFRSLIHPDDLAAAERWLAAARIDGRPLDGMRRYIHADGHVVWFRVAGAVIRDADGNPAHCITQFADVTPLVEAERRLTRALAAAETASAAKSAFLAHMNHELRTPLNAVIGFAELLISGLHGPLPQRQRDYVTAIHQAGRRLLAIVDDILDLTRLDDPSLLAAEAVDLGQIVRQGLERAAAAEGRPDVTVDVAIAPDAALAGDATAIVRIIANLASNAIKFARPHGRVRIEAMPGKTGVVVRVEDDGPGMPDALARDIGRPFETGGGVLSRNHGGAGLGLAIVRRLVTLMGGRIRVETGRMGGAVVLVDLPDRQADDRAA; encoded by the coding sequence ATGCAGACCGGACCTGCAATTTCCCACGATCCCGAGCTGTTCGCCGATATCGTGGATGCAACGCACGACGCGATCGTGGTCATCGACGATCATGGCATCGTGCAGTTTGCAAACCGTGCCACCGAGCTGATCTTCGGCTATACCCCGGCCGAACTGGTCGGGCGGAGCATCAATCTGCTGATGCGCCCCGAAGAGGCGGCGGGCCATGACCGCCACCTCCGTACGGCCGATCCCGACATCCGCCAGCGGATCATCGGCCGGGGCCGGCAGCTGACCGGCCGACGCCGCGATGGCACACCAGTGCCGATCGATCTGGTCGTCAGCATGCTGACCCGCAGCAATGATGCCCGGCTTTACATCGGCACGATCCGTGATCTGTCCGACCGGCGACTGGCGGAAGAAAGCCTGAGACTGTCCTTCGAAAGCACCGGCGTCGGTCAGGCGGTGGTGGGTCTGGACGGGCGGATGCTGCGGGTCAATCTGGCGCTGGCGCGCAGCCTGGGCCGCGACGCCGCAGCCCTGGCCGGGGCGGATTTCCGCAGCCTGATCCATCCGGATGATCTGGCTGCGGCCGAACGCTGGCTGGCGGCTGCCCGGATCGACGGCCGGCCGCTCGACGGCATGCGCCGCTATATTCATGCCGATGGCCATGTCGTCTGGTTCCGCGTCGCCGGTGCCGTGATCCGCGATGCCGACGGCAATCCCGCCCATTGCATCACCCAGTTCGCCGATGTGACCCCGCTGGTCGAGGCGGAGCGCCGTCTGACCCGGGCACTCGCCGCCGCCGAGACCGCGAGCGCGGCCAAATCCGCCTTTCTGGCCCATATGAATCACGAGCTGCGCACGCCGCTCAACGCCGTCATCGGCTTTGCCGAACTGCTGATCTCGGGGCTGCACGGGCCGTTGCCGCAGCGCCAGCGGGATTACGTCACCGCCATTCATCAGGCCGGGCGACGCCTGCTTGCGATCGTCGACGACATCCTGGATCTCACCCGCCTCGACGATCCGTCGCTGCTGGCGGCCGAGGCCGTGGATCTTGGTCAGATCGTGCGTCAGGGGCTGGAACGGGCGGCGGCGGCGGAAGGCCGGCCGGATGTCACGGTCGATGTGGCGATCGCGCCCGATGCAGCACTTGCCGGCGATGCGACCGCGATCGTGCGCATCATCGCCAATCTGGCCTCGAACGCGATCAAGTTCGCGCGCCCCCACGGCCGGGTCCGCATCGAGGCGATGCCCGGAAAGACCGGGGTCGTGGTCCGGGTCGAGGATGATGGCCCGGGCATGCCAGATGCGCTGGCCCGCGATATCGGCCGCCCCTTCGAGACCGGTGGCGGCGTGCTGTCGCGCAATCATGGCGGGGCAGGGCTCGGCCTCGCCATCGTTCGCCGGCTGGTCACCCTGATGGGCGGCCGGATCCGGGTCGAGACCGGCCGCATGGGAGGTGCCGTCGTGCTCGTCGACCTGCCGGACCGGCAGGCCGACGATCGGGCCGCCTGA